In Marinomonas posidonica IVIA-Po-181, a single window of DNA contains:
- the rlmKL gene encoding bifunctional 23S rRNA (guanine(2069)-N(7))-methyltransferase RlmK/23S rRNA (guanine(2445)-N(2))-methyltransferase RlmL, whose product MNPNTEVPEQAMYALEITCPIGMENVLEKELHAEGLTQTRLGEAQVKLTTDLEGIYKACLWSRVGTRVMLPIAQFKMESADDLYNGVKVIDWSQHLLVSNTIAIDCHGTNHHIRNTQFGAVRTKDAIADYFVAQTGERPSVEKNQPDVRIAVRIKRDVVTVSIDLSGESMHRRSYRQQGAMAPLKENLAAGLLLRAGWGVDSDLKQLIDPMCGSGTFLVEAALMSLDIAPGLRRQYWGFKGWKQHDHRLWQQLNDFAKNRKKDPESLGIRFQGTDREQKAIAAARENIKRAGLTGIIDVSMSPFQEHEFIVEEAQPGLVITNPPYGERLGDEMALIALYRQLGEWVVKHAHGWPFMMLTSNDHLARQIPVRPEKSTRVINGGIECRAYQFPVTDANIKADAVAQSVMTPGAQMVANRLQKNLKKMKKWADKNKIQCFRVYDADMPEYAVAIDLYNDWAHVQEYQAPKSVDPEKAKQRLFEVVSAIPNALNIAESNVVVKHRQRQAGKGQYEKLDQSQHEMIVEEYGCDFIVNLKDYLDTGLFLDHRPVRKLIQQKADGVRFLNLFCYTASASVHAGQGGALTTLSVDMSNTYTDWARRNIELNEFSERDHAVVRADCFEWLKQSRDEFDLIFMDPPTFSNSKKMADVLDIQRDHGDLVRLAMARLATTGELIFSNNYRRFRLDEDLMSEFDVQDITRSTLDPDFERNNKIHQCYLIKHKSVP is encoded by the coding sequence ATGAACCCAAACACAGAAGTACCAGAACAAGCTATGTACGCACTAGAAATAACCTGTCCGATAGGCATGGAAAATGTTCTTGAAAAAGAGCTGCACGCTGAAGGCTTAACACAAACTCGCTTAGGTGAAGCGCAAGTTAAACTGACAACGGACTTGGAAGGCATCTACAAAGCGTGTCTTTGGTCCCGTGTTGGGACTCGCGTTATGTTGCCCATCGCCCAATTTAAAATGGAATCAGCGGACGATTTGTATAATGGGGTAAAGGTGATTGATTGGTCGCAGCATTTGTTGGTCAGTAATACCATTGCGATTGATTGTCATGGCACTAACCATCACATTCGTAACACTCAGTTTGGTGCTGTGAGAACAAAAGATGCCATTGCGGACTACTTTGTCGCTCAAACAGGGGAGCGTCCAAGTGTTGAGAAGAATCAACCTGATGTCCGCATTGCGGTGCGTATTAAACGCGATGTCGTCACGGTAAGCATTGATTTGTCAGGCGAGAGTATGCATCGACGCAGTTATCGTCAGCAAGGGGCAATGGCACCATTAAAAGAAAACTTAGCCGCGGGTTTGCTACTCAGGGCGGGCTGGGGCGTTGACTCAGACCTGAAGCAGCTAATTGATCCCATGTGTGGTTCGGGCACATTTTTGGTTGAGGCGGCATTGATGTCATTGGATATCGCGCCTGGCTTGCGTCGTCAATACTGGGGATTTAAGGGATGGAAGCAGCACGACCATCGTTTGTGGCAGCAGTTAAATGACTTTGCTAAAAATCGTAAAAAAGATCCTGAAAGTTTAGGTATTCGTTTTCAGGGGACAGACCGAGAGCAAAAAGCCATTGCCGCCGCACGAGAAAACATCAAACGAGCGGGTTTGACTGGCATTATTGATGTGAGTATGTCGCCATTCCAGGAACATGAATTCATTGTTGAAGAAGCGCAACCTGGCTTGGTGATTACGAACCCTCCTTATGGTGAGCGTTTGGGGGATGAAATGGCATTGATTGCCTTATATCGTCAACTGGGTGAATGGGTCGTGAAGCATGCTCATGGCTGGCCATTTATGATGCTAACCAGTAATGATCATCTGGCTCGTCAGATTCCTGTTCGTCCGGAAAAAAGTACACGGGTTATTAATGGTGGTATTGAGTGTCGCGCTTATCAATTTCCAGTGACGGATGCCAATATTAAAGCGGACGCGGTGGCTCAATCTGTGATGACACCAGGCGCGCAAATGGTGGCGAACCGTTTGCAAAAAAACCTGAAGAAAATGAAAAAATGGGCGGACAAAAACAAGATTCAATGTTTTCGAGTGTACGATGCAGATATGCCTGAGTATGCCGTTGCTATTGACTTGTATAACGACTGGGCTCATGTACAAGAATACCAAGCGCCAAAAAGTGTTGACCCAGAAAAGGCTAAGCAACGCTTATTCGAAGTGGTGTCCGCGATCCCGAACGCATTGAACATAGCGGAATCGAACGTGGTGGTAAAACATCGTCAGCGTCAGGCGGGTAAAGGCCAGTATGAAAAGCTGGATCAATCACAACATGAAATGATTGTAGAAGAATACGGTTGTGACTTTATTGTGAATCTCAAAGATTATTTAGACACTGGGTTGTTTTTAGACCATCGACCGGTTCGTAAATTGATTCAACAGAAAGCCGATGGTGTGCGTTTCTTAAATCTATTTTGTTATACCGCTTCGGCGTCTGTTCATGCTGGTCAAGGTGGTGCCTTGACGACGTTAAGTGTTGATATGTCAAACACCTATACAGACTGGGCACGTCGTAATATCGAGCTAAATGAATTTTCAGAGCGAGATCACGCTGTGGTGCGAGCAGATTGTTTTGAGTGGTTAAAGCAGAGTCGTGACGAATTCGATTTGATTTTTATGGACCCACCAACATTTTCTAACTCAAAGAAAATGGCGGATGTGCTAGATATTCAGCGGGATCATGGCGATTTGGTTAGGTTGGCAATGGCCAGACTGGCGACTACAGGCGAGCTTATTTTCTCCAATAATTACCGCCGTTTTCGTTTGGATGAGGACCTCATGAGTGAATTTGACGTACAGGACATTACACGTTCTACATTGGATCCGGATTTTGAGCGTAATAATAAGATTCACCAGTGCTATCTTATTAAACATAAATCTGTGCCTTAA
- a CDS encoding quinone-dependent dihydroorotate dehydrogenase, with protein sequence MYQFARSLLFKLDPEVSHELSLDLLAASSRLGLNKFFASLPSTKPVDVMGLRFPNAVGLAAGLDKNADAFEALGACGFGFVEVGTVTPKGQAGNPKPRLFRLPEHDAIINRMGFNNKGVDHLVSRIQKHRYPGMLGVNIGKNLSTSVDDAAADYLACLEAVIPYADYITANISSPNTPGLRSLQFGESLAELISPLVEARDRYQDENGKRVPLAVKIAPDMSDDEIKLVADTLVEQQVDGIIATNTTLSRDAVSGHRFAEEAGGLSGAPVRDASTHVVRVLAEHLKDTLPIIGVGGISSGADAVEKLQAGARLVQMYSGFIYRGPELVKEAIASTDAYYRERDLNN encoded by the coding sequence ATGTATCAGTTTGCCCGCTCGCTATTGTTTAAATTAGACCCAGAAGTGTCTCATGAGCTGTCTTTGGATTTGCTTGCAGCGAGTAGTCGATTGGGCTTGAATAAGTTCTTTGCCAGCTTACCCTCCACGAAACCGGTGGATGTGATGGGCTTACGCTTTCCAAACGCCGTTGGGTTAGCAGCAGGCTTAGATAAGAATGCGGATGCGTTTGAGGCACTTGGTGCGTGCGGGTTTGGTTTTGTGGAAGTCGGAACAGTGACGCCGAAAGGCCAAGCAGGCAACCCAAAACCGCGTTTATTTCGATTGCCTGAACACGATGCCATTATTAACCGCATGGGGTTTAACAATAAGGGTGTCGATCATCTGGTTTCGCGTATTCAAAAGCATCGTTACCCTGGTATGTTAGGGGTGAATATCGGCAAGAATCTCAGTACTTCGGTTGACGATGCGGCCGCCGATTATCTTGCTTGCTTGGAAGCGGTGATACCTTATGCGGATTATATTACGGCGAACATCAGTTCTCCGAATACGCCAGGTCTGCGTAGTTTGCAATTTGGTGAGAGTCTTGCTGAATTGATCTCTCCTTTGGTGGAAGCGCGAGATCGCTATCAAGATGAGAATGGCAAACGCGTTCCGTTGGCGGTAAAAATCGCGCCAGATATGTCGGACGATGAAATTAAACTGGTTGCCGATACCTTGGTTGAACAACAAGTTGACGGCATCATTGCAACCAATACAACCTTGTCGCGTGATGCTGTAAGCGGACATCGTTTTGCTGAAGAGGCGGGTGGTTTGAGCGGTGCTCCAGTACGCGATGCCTCTACTCATGTGGTGCGAGTGTTGGCTGAACACCTGAAAGATACTCTGCCTATTATTGGTGTTGGTGGTATTTCAAGTGGTGCGGATGCCGTTGAGAAGTTGCAAGCGGGGGCCCGATTAGTACAAATGTATTCTGGCTTTATTTATCGTGGACCTGAATTGGTTAAAGAGGCCATTGCTAGTACAGATGCTTATTATCGAGAGCGAGATTTGAATAACTGA
- a CDS encoding DUF2835 family protein, whose translation MAKLVLNVALPAFKYKAMYAGAAKNLVASSLDGRKVQLPLSAFQSFVTHQGIYGLFEVEFDNRNKLLGVTKLR comes from the coding sequence ATGGCGAAACTTGTATTAAATGTGGCATTGCCTGCGTTTAAGTATAAAGCTATGTATGCTGGTGCGGCAAAGAATTTGGTGGCAAGCAGCTTAGATGGACGTAAAGTACAATTACCTTTGTCGGCCTTTCAATCTTTTGTTACCCATCAAGGCATTTATGGTCTGTTTGAAGTCGAATTTGATAATAGGAATAAATTGCTGGGTGTGACTAAACTGAGATGA